Below is a genomic region from Candidatus Methanoperedens sp..
GTGGATATGAGGTTCCATCTGTGAAAATGCATTGACCTTTTTCCACTCTGACCGGAATTTCTATCAGATGATTTCGCTTAACTTTGATTAGTCCGATGGTAGTTTCTCCATCAATGCATCCGACATATGCGACTTCATTTTCATCCTCACCCATGAAAATCCATTCATAAGTGGTGACTGCTGCTGATAAAGCTGCTTTCTTCTCATTCAAATCCTTCCTTACTCTCTCCATATTTTCGAAATTAATAAGACACGAACCACATCGAGGTTGAACGGCTTTAGTAGCAATAAGTGAAGGGGGTACATGCATTTCGGATAGATGAGTGGACAGAATATCAGATACTCTTATGGTTTCCTCTCCGGTAGATTCTATCGTTTCCATATGATCACAGTAAGGACATTGAATTTCAAGATGGTGATTTATGTATTCCTTGGGTCTCTGTGTGCATTTTTGTCTTAGCAAGGAGTTTTCTTCATTTAATTTCTGATTATCCTTATGAAGATCCTCAAGTTCCCAATCTTTCTGATCGATTATTTTGGAGAACTGTAACTTTTCATTTTTCAGAGAGGTTTTTAGCTCATCTATAATTGAATTTGCTTTAGCGGTATGCGAATTCGCTTCTATGGCCTCCTTCCGACGGTTTTGGTATTCCTCTTCTGTGCGTGAATTTTGGCATAAAAAACACATAAGTTTAATCCTCCTCGGGAAGCAATATCACCATGACTTTTTTTCCAAGCCATTCTCTAGGGACGTATACATGCGCGTTTGACGAAGCATGCGGTCCCACTCTCTTTTCCACATAATTTTTTTCAGTTAATTGAAATTTTTTTTCCATATTTATCACCTTGTCGAGGAAAGAGGACAAACCACGAATAGGTAGATACGTATGATTTTGTCCTCAAAAACGTACACGTTCATACTCGTATTTAAAGACCATTACAAATGAGGTCGATGCTTTGTGGTTTTAGAAGAGAAATGCTTGGTAAAGGTAGGAATTCCACGGCCTAAGGTACCATTCGGCGACTTTCAAAGTCTAACCGGTAATTCCCTTTCAAAAATATTCAGGAGCATCTCTTTGACATTCAAAGAGTTATATGAGGGGTGTAATTTGTTGGATTAGGGTAACCGCATCAAAGTCGCAG
It encodes:
- a CDS encoding winged helix-turn-helix transcriptional regulator codes for the protein MCFLCQNSRTEEEYQNRRKEAIEANSHTAKANSIIDELKTSLKNEKLQFSKIIDQKDWELEDLHKDNQKLNEENSLLRQKCTQRPKEYINHHLEIQCPYCDHMETIESTGEETIRVSDILSTHLSEMHVPPSLIATKAVQPRCGSCLINFENMERVRKDLNEKKAALSAAVTTYEWIFMGEDENEVAYVGCIDGETTIGLIKVKRNHLIEIPVRVEKGQCIFTDGTSYPLDLIKTLKNKKLSPHKTVSKEVTHTLSPSDLLNEKPQNLPIVVSTIPLSVDSPTDSDGSESVSADTDSADIEEVVSPSTAVVDVCEVKLSPNENKVLAFVKDHPDLHKSEIARTLEMDPSNLSRYIKSLWDKKVLKVSEEGQVHVI
- a CDS encoding DUF2080 family transposase-associated protein, yielding MEKKFQLTEKNYVEKRVGPHASSNAHVYVPREWLGKKVMVILLPEED